One genomic segment of Candidatus Brocadiaceae bacterium includes these proteins:
- a CDS encoding sigma-54 dependent transcriptional regulator → MGVEKVMVVDDDTLGREYLCETLARSGYEVVGVSNGQNALNKINKECYDLVFLDMKMPGMCGMEVLEKVKSISCDTVVILMTAYGTIETAVEAMKKGAYDYIIKPFSPDQIEILISRVNERQKLITENRYWRSNSNIEEKFNPIFQQNSKMSNIYEQVKKIAQSKASVLIQGESGTGKELVARAIHCHSPRSEKPFIRVNCAALAESLLESELFGHERGAYTGAVSKRTGRFELASEGTLLLDEISEISSNVQAKLLRVLEEEEFERVGGEKTVKIDVRIVATTNRNLMDEIEKGAFREDLFYRLNVVPIHLPPLRERREDIPLLVNSYLDRYSHENNSLVKSIDSSAMNFLCQYNWPGNVRELKNIVQRAVVMGYSEVLSIDQFVCLLDKKVSGNASQGGKLQGIKGGQAIEEVEKELIYSTLEKTSGNKTKAAELLKITTRTLRNKLQRYDGEEKSFHENEIFSHA, encoded by the coding sequence ATGGGTGTTGAAAAAGTGATGGTAGTTGATGATGACACATTAGGACGTGAATATCTATGTGAAACGCTAGCCAGAAGTGGATATGAGGTTGTTGGGGTAAGTAATGGTCAAAATGCGTTAAATAAAATAAATAAAGAGTGTTATGATTTAGTGTTTCTGGATATGAAAATGCCTGGTATGTGTGGTATGGAAGTTCTTGAAAAAGTAAAAAGTATTTCTTGTGACACTGTTGTAATACTCATGACAGCCTATGGAACAATAGAAACCGCCGTAGAGGCGATGAAAAAGGGGGCATATGATTATATAATTAAACCTTTTTCACCTGATCAGATAGAGATTTTAATATCACGGGTTAATGAACGACAGAAATTAATTACAGAGAACAGATATTGGAGATCAAATTCAAATATTGAAGAGAAATTTAATCCTATTTTTCAACAAAATTCTAAGATGTCAAATATATATGAACAGGTGAAAAAAATCGCTCAGAGCAAAGCAAGTGTTCTCATTCAGGGAGAAAGTGGTACGGGAAAAGAATTGGTTGCGCGTGCTATTCATTGCCATAGTCCCCGTTCTGAAAAACCTTTTATACGGGTAAACTGTGCAGCGTTAGCTGAGTCACTTTTGGAAAGCGAACTGTTTGGTCATGAGCGAGGTGCCTATACTGGAGCCGTTTCTAAACGAACAGGACGTTTTGAACTTGCGAGTGAAGGTACTTTGCTTCTCGATGAAATCAGTGAAATATCTTCCAATGTTCAAGCTAAATTGCTTAGGGTGCTTGAAGAAGAAGAATTTGAAAGAGTAGGAGGTGAAAAGACGGTAAAGATCGATGTGAGGATTGTTGCCACAACCAACAGAAATCTTATGGATGAAATAGAAAAAGGTGCCTTTCGTGAAGACCTTTTTTATCGTTTAAATGTAGTTCCAATTCATCTTCCTCCATTGAGAGAGAGACGTGAGGATATACCGTTACTTGTTAACTCTTACCTTGACAGATACAGTCATGAAAATAATTCTCTTGTAAAATCAATTGATTCAAGCGCAATGAATTTTCTCTGCCAGTACAATTGGCCTGGAAACGTGAGGGAGTTGAAGAACATTGTTCAGAGAGCAGTAGTAATGGGATATTCAGAGGTATTGTCAATAGATCAGTTTGTGTGCCTTTTAGATAAGAAAGTATCTGGCAATGCATCCCAAGGAGGAAAATTACAAGGGATCAAGGGAGGACAGGCAATAGAGGAAGTAGAAAAAGAATTGATTTACAGTACCCTTGAAAAAACAAGTGGAAATAAAACCAAAGCAGCAGAATTGCTTAAAATAACAACAAGAACATTAAGGAATAAACTTCAGCGGTATGATGGTGAAGAAAAATCTTTTCATGAAAATGAAATATTTTCCCACGCGTAA